A window of Flavobacterium branchiarum genomic DNA:
ACTATATTTTTGATTAATGCTGACAATTGTATAATTTCTTTATCACTGAGTGCCGCAACTTCGATAATCCATTTTACAACTTTACTATTAGTCAATCCCAATAGTGTGCATTGCAAAATTTCATTTTTCACTAAATCAATTTCTCCATTTTTGAACGCTTCATAATTGCAAACAAAATCCAATTCATTTGCTCCATCTCGTATTGCTTTATTAGCTTCAGCAAGCTTTTCTTCTAGACTTGATTTCCCTTCTGGGAAGTCAATTACGGTACCTATCAAAAGATTTGATTTAGCATCAGAAATTATTTGTTTAGCTAAACTCACTTGGTCTGGACGAATCATTATTAATTTAAATTGTTCTACTATCGCTTCTTCAATAAAACTCTTGACCACTTGTGTATTTTCAGCTTCGCTTAAATTTGCTTGAGTAGCAGTTTTTAAATATGTTGAGTCTAAGTATTGTCTAATATTCATAGTTCTATAAATTGATTGCTTTAAATCTTGATTAACAAAAATACGTTTTATATTGAGATAAGCCTGGAATTAACGACTACTTTTAATACTACACATACACAACAAAATCTTTATGGACAACGACCCATTAGCCCTAAAAGCAAAAAATCCCACCGAAGTGAGATTTTTTTTAATTTACTATTTTAGTGACTATTTTATTAAACAGTAACACTGCAATTATTGCGGCTGTAGCCCCTAATGAATTGGCT
This region includes:
- the deoC gene encoding deoxyribose-phosphate aldolase — its product is MNIRQYLDSTYLKTATQANLSEAENTQVVKSFIEEAIVEQFKLIMIRPDQVSLAKQIISDAKSNLLIGTVIDFPEGKSSLEEKLAEANKAIRDGANELDFVCNYEAFKNGEIDLVKNEILQCTLLGLTNSKVVKWIIEVAALSDKEIIQLSALIKNIVIQNFEENQYSSVFVKSSTGFYKTEHNKPNGATVPSILMMLENASPLPVKAAGGVRTYEEAVEMIKLGVKRIGTSNAKAIADREISNNEY